The following are from one region of the Eubacterium sp. MSJ-33 genome:
- the fliD gene encoding flagellar filament capping protein FliD — protein sequence MSFNISSNFFNSMLGRSSSNSNSMTGLLSDYNSIRNGSYLKLAKHYYSKDGAKQATQKRFSNDISTKSEDKITKSASESAWKDITTLRNEKMYQTEDTDTVLKNVKSFVDSYNSVIEGTQKSDNSNVQKDAARLASQTDNYANALSKIGITIKDDNTLSLNEETFASADMADVKKLFAGDFSFGSNTQNRLMQLVNDATAYMTSGIYNTSGTIAGASIGNFYDSLF from the coding sequence ATGAGTTTTAATATTAGTAGTAATTTTTTTAATAGTATGTTAGGAAGATCTTCTAGCAACTCGAACAGTATGACGGGCCTCTTAAGTGATTATAATTCTATACGAAATGGTAGTTATCTGAAGCTTGCGAAACATTATTATTCCAAGGATGGTGCAAAGCAGGCAACACAGAAACGGTTTTCGAACGATATTAGTACAAAATCGGAAGATAAGATAACGAAATCTGCATCGGAGAGTGCGTGGAAGGACATTACAACGCTTCGCAATGAGAAGATGTATCAGACAGAAGATACGGATACGGTTTTGAAGAATGTGAAGAGCTTTGTAGACAGTTATAACAGCGTCATTGAAGGTACACAGAAATCAGATAATTCTAATGTGCAAAAGGATGCGGCTCGTCTGGCATCACAGACAGATAATTATGCGAATGCTTTATCTAAGATCGGTATTACGATTAAGGATGATAATACATTGTCATTGAATGAAGAGACGTTTGCTTCTGCAGATATGGCGGATGTAAAGAAATTATTTGCAGGAGATTTCTCATTTGGAAGCAACACACAGAATCGTCTGATGCAGCTTGTAAATGATGCCACTGCATATATGACATCCGGAATCTATAATACATCCGGAACGATTGCAGGTGCATCCATCGGGAATTTTTACGATAGCCTATTTTAG